TTGTGATTTATATAAAAGCTGCTCAGCAACTATAATCAATAAATCTGTATATCAACATTTTCCCTGTGATATACTGTTTTGATGACAGTCTATATTTGTTAATCTACACTGATATTCACCATTTATTGGATAATGTGTAATAATTACTTTATCATTATAACTTAACTCAATCATCATTTTTTACCTGTGATTTGACCAAAGAAAGTCAATGTTTTACCTGTGATCAGCTGATGTTATGCCTAGCCTCTCTAGTTTAATATCATTCATTCGTATCAATGTTCTACCTACAAGATATTAAAGAAGCAAAGTTAAGACATGTGAAATTGCTGAGGTATATGGCTCATCTAGGGCTGAAACTAACTTATAaatcttatatgatttgcatatctacaaATGCTTCAACTGCATTGCTTCGTTAGCATTTTTTCCCTTGGTTTAGACTTGAAAGACCATGTTTCTGAACTATTTTCATAACATTCATTGTGATCAATTCATGTGCGATACAGTTGCATGGGATGAAGGGgttaaagcaaaacaaatacacaGAAACTGTTCTAAAGCTTGGGAAATgtataaatttacaataaaataaaagtcTTCAAAAGTTCATGAATGAGCTTGGCACATTAGCATTACAGGaacctctccatccaagtcacaatgtatgaaaaataaacatttataggtcaaagtacagccttcaacatggaacCTTGACTAAAACGGAACAGTAAACCTGTATTTTCAAAGGCaggtaaaaacaaaaaaactactcATGTGACTTATATCAATGTGCAGGTATACCCCCTAACCTTTAACCCTTACACATTTGTTCTTGTCCTCTAGAAATCAAAGTAACAAAAGGTTCATTTGGTCAAGtgaaattaaaatgataaaaattgcaaattttatgtttaaaattttaaatgcaatttgataattcaaaatgtattttaatattagATCACTCATTTAGACAAAAAAACAGGAAAAACATATATTAGAAATATTTGAATCTGTCATTATTACATTGGGTTCTCAACTATGTGAGATAGTTTTAGTTTCTTAAGTGTCGTATTCTTACCAGAATTACATGTATACCTACATGTATACTAGTACTGTTGTCAGACATTAAAATTCATCGTTATTTTTAAAGCTTTCATTGAGAATACTAGTTTTGAAATTAAGGAATTCTCATTCCACCATGTAAATTTAAATATAAGTATGTGTACCTGTTATTTCTTGACTAAGAAGAAGATCTCCATACAGCTCAAAATATTTTCCTCCATATTTTTTCAGCCACTTATTAACATCAAAACTATTCCAAAAATACAATGGCTTTGTTTtggttttattagtttttttccCTGAAGTTCCAGAGGTTTCCTTTATTTTGGACTAAATGaagttaaaagaaaaacacaattaaaaacataaatcTAAAGTTAAAATGGCAAATAATTTGAAAGTTGCTTATTTTTGTAAtcataaaacaatgtaaacaattttcaaataatttttttcctgtatttaaaattagaaataagaaaataaaacaagcaTTTGTATAAAGTTTACTTTAAAGAACTTGCCATCTCAAAATCATACCAAGACAGAATAATTAAGAATACTGATCGCCTTCTTTAGCTAATCCAGTGACTATCTTTTATAAAATGCATGATGGACCAGGGTGCTAGTAAAAGTGTTGTTCATTGTACATTTGTAAGCGCTTGTGTTGAGATTAGAtctatattaatttgaaatacaTACATGCATCTTTGGTTCCTGTTTGGTAGTTCTATCTATCTCGGCTTCCATAGTTTAACCATTATTCGTCTTTCCATATATGTGACACTTATCtccaatatttcatgtatgtaaCAACAATCTacaaatctaattaaaaaaagacatttgtttttaaatgtaccATATTTATTCTAattcacattccccatttccattctaataAACGCCCCGGGGGCGAAAACAATTTCCGACAGGGGGGCGTCAATTAGAGAAACGAATTTCGTACCTTACTTCATTGACCTTTACAATGTATCTGAATTTTGTT
This sequence is a window from Mytilus edulis chromosome 1, xbMytEdul2.2, whole genome shotgun sequence. Protein-coding genes within it:
- the LOC139518238 gene encoding protein aveugle-like; this encodes MEAEIDRTTKQEPKMHSKIKETSGTSGKKTNKTKTKPLYFWNSFDVNKWLKKYGGKYFELYGDLLLSQEITGRTLIRMNDIKLERLGITSADHRREIIQHILRLRLKHEAIDLKNLEQKGTGFELRLPNTNRLQPPKVDTPK